In Deltaproteobacteria bacterium, the genomic stretch GCGTCTCGGATCCGACGACGCTGCCCTGCTCGCGATCTTCTGCGGCGAGGATGCAGCTCGCTTCGCCGTGGACGAGGCGCGCTCGATGGCGTTGGACGACCTCGCCCGCGCGCTGCCTCCGCGCTCGGAAGCCTGCATCGCTCGGGCGGCGCAAGCGGCGATGCTCGGCGGCGCCTATGCGCTCGGCTGGCCCTTGCCGGAGACCGTGCTCATCACTTCGCCGTTCGGCGTCCGCGAGCACCCGCTCATCGGCGGCCGCCGCTTGCACGCCGGAATCGATCTCGGAGCATCGGCGGGGACGGCGGTCCGCGCCGTCGCAGCCGGAGTGGTGCGCCGCGCCAGCAGCGACGGCATCAACGGCCGGATCCTGGTCCTCGATCACGGCCGGGGCGTCGTCACCACCTATTGCCACAACGAAGCTCTCCTGGTGCGCGACGGCCAGCACGTCGAGCGCGGACAGGTGATCGCGCGATCCGGGAGCAGCGGCCTCACCACGGGTCCGCATTTGCACTACCAGATCGATCTCGCCGGCGAGCCGGTGGACCCGCTGCGTTTCCGCGCGCACGCTCCGAAGTTCGCCGCCGGTGCCACTGATTGACCGCTCTGGTAGTTTGACGCCGTGAGCATCCGAAAGATCCTGATCGCCAACCGCGGGGAGATCGCCGTCCGGGTGGCGCGCACCTGCAGGGAGATGGGCCTCCGCACCGTCGCCATCTACAGCGACGCGGACCGCGCGGCGCTGCACGTGCGCTCGTGCGACGAAGCCGTGCGCGTCGGTCCGCCCGCATCCCGCGAGAGCTATCTGGTGATCGAGAACGTCATCGCCGCCTCCAAGGCAACCGGCGCCGATGCCGTCCACCCCGGTTATGGCTTTCTCTCCGAGAACGCAAAATTCGCCCGCGCCTGCGCCGCCGCCGGAATCACGTTCATCGGCCCGCCACCCGAGGCGATGGACGAGATGGGCGAGAAGACCCGTGCCCGCCGCAAGGCCATCGAAGCGGGCGTACCCGTCGTCCCCGGCATGAAGGAGCCGATCCCGGAAGGCGGAGAGGCCGCCGCCAAGAAATACGCGGTCTCCATCGGGTACCCCATCATGCTCAAGGCTGCCGCCGGCGGGGGCGGCAAGGGCATGCGGCTGGTTGCCGACCCCAAGGACTTCGATTCGGCGCTGGCCACGGCTCAGCGGGAAGCGGCCAGCTCGTTCGGCGATGCCCGCGTCTACATCGAGAAAGCGGTAGCGCGCCCCCGCCACGTCGAGATCCAGGTCTTCGCCGACACCCAGGGCAACTGCATCTGGCTGGGCGAGCGCGAGTGCAGCGTGCAGCGGCGGCACCAGAAGGTGATCGAGGAGACGCCGAGCGCCGTCGTCACTCCCGAGCTGCGCTCGGAGATGGGCCGGGTGGCGGTGAACGCCGCGAAGGCGGTCAAGTACGTCGGCGCCGGCACCTGCGAGTTCCTGGTCGACGGCAACACGCGCAACTTCTACTTCCTGGAGATGAACACGCGGCTGCAGGTCGAACACCCCGTCACGGAGTGGTGCACCGGACTCGACCTGGTCCGCTGGCAGATCGAGGTCGCCGCGGGTGCGCGGCTGCCGTGGACGCAGGACGACGTGCTGCGGAACCTGCACGGGCACGCAATGGAAGCGCGCCTCTACGCGGAAGATCCGGCGAAGAACTTCCTGCCCAGCCCCGGCACCATCCTCGAGCTGCGCCTCGCCGAAGGCCCCGGCGTGCGCAACGATTGCGGCGTGGAGAGCGGCAGCGAGGTGCCCCGCTACTACGATCCGATGATCGGGAAGCTCGCCGTGTGGGCGCGCACGCGCGAGGAAGCGATCGCCCGGCTGCGGCGGGCCCTGGGCGAGACGGTGGTGAAAGGAATCACCACCAACGTCGCCTACCTGAAAGCGGTCCTCGACCTGGAGGAATTCCGGAAGGGCGACTACGACACCGGTCTTCTCGCTCATGCGCAGGATCGGCTGCTTCGCCGGGAGAAGACGGGAGACGAGGAGATCGCGCTCGCGGCCGCCGCCATCTGGCAGTTCGAGCAGGACCAGCGCGCGGCGCTGCGGCAGCCCGCGGCGTCGGCGCCGGACGGCTCTGCGTGGGCTGTCGCCGGCCGGCTCGCGGCCCTGCGGAGGTCGCGATGAGATACATGGCGATCATCGGCGGCGAGGAACGCCTGATCGAGGTGACCCCGCGGGAAAACGGATACCGCGTGGTGATCGGCGAGCGGGAGCTGGATCTCGACGCCGTCCACCTGCAGGGATTCGCACTCAGCTTGATCGCCGGCACGCGCAGCTACCGCTGCGACATCGACCCAGGGAAGAATGGACAGATCCGCGTCCTCGTCGGCGAGACCGTCTATCCGCTCGAGATTCTCGACGAGCGCAGGCTGCGGATGCGGCGCGCGGGCGGAAAGTTCACGCTCGAAGGACCTCAGCGCATCGACGCTCCCATGCCGGGGAAGGTCACGCGCGTGCTGGTGAAGGCCGGTGATCAGGTGGAGGAGGGGCAGGGCCTCGTCGTCGTCGAGGCGATGAAGATGGAGAACGAGCTGAAGAGTCCGAAGGCCGGAAAAGTCACCGAGCTGCACGCCGTGGAAGGCGAAGCGGTGGAATCGGGAGCGAAGCTCGCCGTCGTATCGTAGCCGCCGCGCGCGGCGGTCGCGGTGGAATTGCGTTACAAGCGGGTCACAATGAGCGTCGAGCGCGCCTACCTGCACGGTACCTCTCCCTCCGAGCAGGGACGCCTGTCGCTCCTCAACCGGCTGATGAACGACGCCGCGATGCGCGAGATCGGCGTCCGCCCCGGCGACTCCATCGTCGACTTCGGCTGCGGCCTCGCCCAGCTGTCGCTGCAGATGGCGCAGGCCGCCGGCAGGCGGCTGGTCGGAGTCGAGCAGAGCGAGGAGCAACTCGCGCGCGCCGAGCGGCACGATCTGCTCGATCTTCGCCGCGGCGACGTGACCTCGCCGCCGCTCCACGACGGCGAGTGGGGTTCGTTCGATCTCGCGCACGCGAGGTTCGTGCTCGAGCACGTGCGCGAGCCCCTCGCCGTCGTCCGGCTGATGGTGCGCGCCGTGCGCCCGCGCGGGCGGGTGGTACTCCAGGACGACGACCACGACGTCTTCCGCTGCTGGCCCGAGCCCGCCGGCTTCG encodes the following:
- a CDS encoding M23 family metallopeptidase, yielding MAMKERLPLLELFLSGLCLWAAWYHTPAGALVRTAGAFIFGTRSTARPLLAYFGAGTLVPPRPPPPLAGPVPPAQALAYGTAAVLEESAVELAPRLRMLSQRLGSDDAALLAIFCGEDAARFAVDEARSMALDDLARALPPRSEACIARAAQAAMLGGAYALGWPLPETVLITSPFGVREHPLIGGRRLHAGIDLGASAGTAVRAVAAGVVRRASSDGINGRILVLDHGRGVVTTYCHNEALLVRDGQHVERGQVIARSGSSGLTTGPHLHYQIDLAGEPVDPLRFRAHAPKFAAGATD
- a CDS encoding acetyl-CoA carboxylase biotin carboxylase subunit, coding for MLIANRGEIAVRVARTCREMGLRTVAIYSDADRAALHVRSCDEAVRVGPPASRESYLVIENVIAASKATGADAVHPGYGFLSENAKFARACAAAGITFIGPPPEAMDEMGEKTRARRKAIEAGVPVVPGMKEPIPEGGEAAAKKYAVSIGYPIMLKAAAGGGGKGMRLVADPKDFDSALATAQREAASSFGDARVYIEKAVARPRHVEIQVFADTQGNCIWLGERECSVQRRHQKVIEETPSAVVTPELRSEMGRVAVNAAKAVKYVGAGTCEFLVDGNTRNFYFLEMNTRLQVEHPVTEWCTGLDLVRWQIEVAAGARLPWTQDDVLRNLHGHAMEARLYAEDPAKNFLPSPGTILELRLAEGPGVRNDCGVESGSEVPRYYDPMIGKLAVWARTREEAIARLRRALGETVVKGITTNVAYLKAVLDLEEFRKGDYDTGLLAHAQDRLLRREKTGDEEIALAAAAIWQFEQDQRAALRQPAASAPDGSAWAVAGRLAALRRSR
- a CDS encoding biotin/lipoyl-binding protein; amino-acid sequence: MRYMAIIGGEERLIEVTPRENGYRVVIGERELDLDAVHLQGFALSLIAGTRSYRCDIDPGKNGQIRVLVGETVYPLEILDERRLRMRRAGGKFTLEGPQRIDAPMPGKVTRVLVKAGDQVEEGQGLVVVEAMKMENELKSPKAGKVTELHAVEGEAVESGAKLAVVS
- a CDS encoding methyltransferase domain-containing protein; translation: MSVERAYLHGTSPSEQGRLSLLNRLMNDAAMREIGVRPGDSIVDFGCGLAQLSLQMAQAAGRRLVGVEQSEEQLARAERHDLLDLRRGDVTSPPLHDGEWGSFDLAHARFVLEHVREPLAVVRLMVRAVRPRGRVVLQDDDHDVFRCWPEPAGFGTLWRAFQRTYDRLGCDPYIGRRLVSLLHEAGAAPVRSTWIYFGSCAAEANWPGFVENIHSQLAGAREAMVQGGLLGAAEIDAALDAFREWARRPEAAIWYAVCLAEGARR